The Cannabis sativa cultivar Pink pepper isolate KNU-18-1 unplaced genomic scaffold, ASM2916894v1 Contig3, whole genome shotgun sequence genome window below encodes:
- the LOC115716423 gene encoding uncharacterized protein LOC115716423, with amino-acid sequence MPFPMKIQPIDCHTPTQEPTRLIEPVKPAVKTSRFKRLFERQFTSVLRLSAPAPLVEKAGSGDEPRFIKEANNNSSGDLQFEPSSMCLAKMVQNFIEGGNGNEKQISASRCGRTRCNCFNRSCNDSSEEDSDLFNGFGHDSNLVNSGEGCEVLKGLVLCSSVSERNLLADTARIVDRNKICKRKDEICRQIVTDGLLALGYDASICKSRWEKSPSYPAGEYEYIDVIIDGERLIIDVDFRSEFEIARPTKTYKTILQTIPYIFVGKADRLQRIIPVVAEAAKQSLKKKGMPVPPWRKADYIKAKWLSSHKRNAPPCCGESGPSCRCCCNSVSVEKKTESGVVEEEKSKALKEWIVVPRQLIGFGVKEKVTGLASVMVDEP; translated from the exons ATGCCATTCCCGATGAAGATCCAGCCAATCGATTGTCACACTCCGACTCAGGAACCGACTCGGTTAATCGAACCAGTTAAACCGGCGGTGAAGACGTCACGGTTCAAGCGACTCTTCGAGCGGCAGTTCACGAGTGTCTTGAGGCTTTCTGCGCCTGCGCCTTTGGTGGAGAAGGCCGGCAGCGGAGACGAACCGCGTTTCATCAAAGAAGCGAACAATAACAGCTCCGGCGACCTGCAGTTCGAGCCGAGCTCGATGTGCTTAGCGAAAATGGTTCAGAATTTTATCGAGGGAGGTAATGGAAACGAGAAACAAATTTCTGCTTCGAGGTGTGGCCGGACCCGCTGCAACTGCTTCAACAGGAGCTGTAACGATAGCTCCGAAGAAGATTCGGACTTGTTTAATGGATTTGGTCACGATTCCAATTTAGTCAATTCTGGCGAGGGTTGTGAAGTTCTCAAG GGTTTGGTTCTTTGCTCGAGTGTTAGTGAAAGGAATTTATTAGCAGATACTGCTAGGATCGTTGATCGGAACAAGATCTGTAAGCGTAAAGACGAAATTTGCAGACAAATCGTTACTGATGGATTATTGGCTCTCGGATACGACGCTTCAATCTGCAAATCTCGTTGGGAAAAATCCCCCTCATACCCTGCCG GAGAATACGAATACATAGACGTTATAATCGACGGTGAACGATTGATAATCGACGTTGATTTTAGATCAGAGTTTGAAATCGCTCGACCAACCAAGACCTATAAGACAATTCTCCAAACTATACCGTACATATTCGTCGGGAAAGCCGACCGGCTCCAGAGGATTATTCCGGTGGTTGCTGAGGCGGCGAAGCAGAGCTTAAAGAAGAAAGGAATGCCTGTCCCGCCGTGGAGGAAGGCTGATTACATCAAAGCCAAGTGGCTTTCTTCTCACAAACGAAACGCGCCTCCCTGCTGCGGCGAGTCCGGTCCGAGTTGTCGGTGCTGCTGCAACTCAGTTTCAGTGGAGAAGAAGACCGAGTCGGGTGTGGTGGAAGAGGAAAAATCTAAAGCTCTGAAAGAATGGATAGTGGTGCCCAGACAACTTATTGGTTTTGGGGTCAAGGAAAAGGTCACTGGTTTGGCTTCTGTTATGGTCGATGAGCCatga
- the LOC115716244 gene encoding protein ELC-like codes for MASPTKIQFIEQALSSDSPFNLSYLDPNQKWVIRNHLLSFLQDFPNFTPNFGTFVHNDGMAVNLLCVTGELRISATPNTPLVPITIWLHENHPFMAPIVFVSPNYNDRIRSDHPFVYLSGSTTCPYLQTWAHPRSSLPVLVRNLTRLFTHDHPLTQYSPAAVQTTGSGSGGISSGFAHPSRVSKREALDRLAGAAYYDVANFKAGAQREIEELRKLRAEMRKRVEFGERVIGGLETEKEELKNRGSEMAEQADVVRNWLRFNDREELVAAIGGDEIEKAFEIVECESVLECLAGDTAIEDTIYAMDKGIEMGLMSFESYVKQIRSLAREQFYKRAFLLKFRDSNVLR; via the coding sequence ATGGCATCACCAACTAAAATCCAATTCATAGAACAAGCTCTCTCTTCTGATAGTCCTTTCAACCTCTCATATTTAGATCCAAACCAAAAATGGGTGATTCGAAATCACCTCCTTTCGTTTCTCCAAGATTTTCCCAATTTCACTCCCAATTTCGGCACCTTCGTCCACAACGACGGCATGGCAGTCAACCTCTTGTGCGTCACCGGAGAACTCCGCATCTCTGCAACTCCCAACACTCCTCTTGTTCCCATCACAATCTGGCTCCACGAAAACCACCCTTTCATGGCTCCAATCGTCTTCGTCTCCCCAAATTACAACGACCGAATTCGCAGTGATCACCCATTCGTCTACCTCTCTGGCTCCACCACCTGTCCCTATCTCCAGACTTGGGCTCACCCAAGGTCCTCTCTCCCAGTCTTAGTCCGGAACCTCACAAGACTTTTCACCCACGATCATCCCTTAACACAGTACTCTCCGGCGGCGGTGCAAACAACGGGCTCAGGCAGCGGCGGAATAAGCTCAGGTTTCGCACACCCTTCGAGGGTCTCGAAGCGCGAGGCTCTTGATCGACTCGCCGGGGCTGCTTACTACGACGTGGCGAATTTCAAGGCTGGAGCTCAGCGTGAGATCGAGGAGTTGAGGAAGTTGAGAGCGGAAATGAGGAAGAGGGTGGAATTTGGGGAGAGAGTGATTGGTGGGTTGGAAACAGAGAAAGAGGAATTGAAGAACAGAGGATCGGAGATGGCTGAGCAGGCGGATGTGGTGAGGAATTGGCTGAGGTTTAATGATCGGGAGGAGTTGGTGGCGGCGATTGGTGGGGATGAAATCGAGAAAGCTTTCGAGATTGTTGAGTGTGAATCGGTTTTGGAGTGCTTGGCTGGTGATACAGCGATTGAGGATACGATTTATGCCATGGATAAGGGGATTGAAATGGGACTGATGAGCTTCGAAAGCTATGTTAAGCAGATCAGAAGTTTGGCCAGAGAGCAGTTTTATAAAAGAGCTTTCCTACTCAAATTCAGAGATTCTAACGTACTTCGATGA
- the LOC133033259 gene encoding uncharacterized protein LOC133033259, translating to MDREEEDEDEDFNSDHHVYLLPCTISHLEDVWRPPPQDWVKLNCDVRVGLESMCAAVVARDHVGKVIWVTISKLEFSDALCGEAAACCLALESARDRGLKFILIESDSRIVINALNGKDSRWELDDYVSFYIRSSHFFVGCIFEHISRQCNFAAHNVANGAFSH from the exons ATGGacagagaagaagaagatgaagacgaAGATTTCAATTCGG ATCACCATGTTTATTTGCTCCCTTGCACTATTTCACACTTGGAGGACGTTTGGCGGCCCCCTCCCCAGGATTGGGTGAAGCTGAATTGTGATGTCAGAGTAGGGTTGGAAAGCATGTGTGCAGCTGTAGTCGCAAGGGATCATGTTGGCAAGGTGATCTGGGTTACTATCTCTAAGCTGGAGTTCTCTGACGCTCTTTGCGGGGAAGCGGCGGCTTGCTGTCTAGCTCTGGAGTCGGCAAGGGATCGTggtttaaagtttattttgatTGAGAGTGATTCGAGAATAGTGATCAATGCTCTTAATGGGAAAGATTCCCGTTGGGAGCTCGACGACTATGTCTCATTTTATATTAGATCCTCTCATTTTTTTGTTGGATGTATTTTTGAACATATTAGTCGACAGTGTAATTTTgcggcccataatgtggctaacGGGGCGTTTTCCCACTAG